One genomic window of Salmo salar chromosome ssa12, Ssal_v3.1, whole genome shotgun sequence includes the following:
- the LOC106564462 gene encoding hatching enzyme 1.2-like: MAYLLSLSFFLLFLGLTQAHPIQLDEKDEIVFTEDPDDLVDITTRILETNNATTEMLMEGDIMVPRTRTAIRCSWSNKCLWERKKSENLVKVPYTLSSDFDSYSQGKIKYAMNTFHTKTCVRFVQRSNQRDYLSIESRSGCSSWVGKTGGKQLVSLKKRGCVNHGTIQHELLHALGFYHEQNRSDRDKYIRINWEYVERGEEPNFNKEDTNNLDIPYDYSSVMHYNRWSFSTVYRKETITPIPDATVPIGQSLEMSVIDVQRVNKLYRC, from the coding sequence ATGGCctaccttctttctctctccttcttcctcctcttcctaggACTCACACAGGCCCACCCTATCCAGCTTGATGAGAAGGATGAGATTGTCTTCACAGAAGATCCAGATGATCTGGTGGACATCACCACCAGGATCCTGGAGACCAACAATGCCACCACAGAGATGCTGATGGAAGGAGACATCATGGTCCCAAGGACCAGGACCGCCATCAGGTGCTCGTGGTCCAACAAATGCCTCTGGGAGAGGAAGAAGTCAGAGAACCTCGTCAAGGTTCCTTACACGCTCAGCTCAGATTTTGACTCTTATTCCCAGGGGAAGATCAAGTACGCCATGAACACCTTCCACACCAAGACCTGTGTGCGCTTCGTCCAACGTAGCAACCAGAGGGACTACCTTAGCATCGAAAGCAGATCCGGCTGTTCTTCATGGGTTGGCAAAACCGGAGGTAAGCAGCTCGTATCCCTCAAAAAAAGAGGGTGTGTTAACCACGGTACCATCCAGCACGAGCTGCTCCACGCTCTGGGTTTCTACCACGAACAGAACAGGAGTGACCGTGACAAGTACATCAGGATCAACTGGGAGTATGTTGAACGCGGGGAGGAGCCCAACTTCAACAAAGAGGACACCAACAACCTGGACATTCCCTATGACTACTCCTCCGTCATGCATTATAATAGATGGTCGTTCAGCACTGTGTATAGGAAGGAGACGATCACTCCTATTCCTGACGCCACTGTGCCCATCGGACAGAGCTTGGAGATGTCTGTGAttgatgttcagagggttaacAAGCTCTACAGGTGTTAA